From a region of the Neobacillus niacini genome:
- a CDS encoding tyrosine-type recombinase/integrase, which translates to MKLSELEFHLEDFLLACQSKNLSPKTLSSYEQSLKLFLAYLKAEHGVDDVQRVKTGHIRQYVAYVQERGKYTVVNREISKTINHPQNRRDYKKTVSSVTINNYIRNIKVFFNWLEQEGELHKNPVTKIEQIKTERRQKVGINQDEFNRLLSQFDYTTFHGYRNKIITMLLQDTGMRITECLALEVESIDFKHRMILVTKTKDRKERYVYFSQVMARELKHYFKFKDRYTETNLLFPTTRNTILTIHSFEKQLKKAGQQIGLNIHPHQLRNNFARHYLLNGGDFYTLSRILGHSSVTVTEQAYMDLTREEIGQKYNQHSPLSKWGIK; encoded by the coding sequence ATGAAATTATCTGAACTAGAGTTTCATCTTGAGGACTTTTTACTGGCTTGTCAGAGTAAAAATTTGTCACCTAAAACATTATCATCCTATGAGCAATCACTGAAGCTATTTTTAGCCTATTTAAAAGCGGAGCATGGGGTAGATGATGTCCAACGAGTCAAAACAGGCCATATACGCCAATATGTAGCTTATGTGCAAGAAAGAGGGAAATACACCGTTGTTAATAGAGAAATATCAAAGACAATTAATCACCCTCAAAATCGAAGGGATTACAAGAAAACCGTATCAAGTGTAACCATTAACAATTATATCCGTAATATAAAGGTATTCTTTAATTGGTTGGAACAAGAAGGTGAACTTCACAAAAATCCAGTTACCAAAATTGAACAAATTAAAACAGAACGAAGACAAAAGGTTGGAATAAATCAAGATGAATTTAATCGTCTACTGTCACAGTTTGATTACACAACGTTTCATGGGTATCGAAATAAAATCATAACCATGTTACTTCAAGACACTGGTATGCGAATTACTGAATGTTTAGCTTTGGAGGTAGAATCAATTGATTTTAAACATCGAATGATTTTAGTAACCAAAACAAAAGACAGAAAGGAAAGGTACGTCTACTTTTCTCAGGTTATGGCAAGGGAACTAAAACATTACTTTAAATTTAAAGACAGATATACAGAAACGAATTTGCTCTTCCCGACAACTAGAAACACGATTCTTACTATCCACTCCTTTGAAAAACAGCTTAAAAAAGCAGGACAACAGATTGGACTTAATATACATCCACATCAATTACGGAATAACTTTGCAAGGCATTATTTACTGAATGGTGGAGATTTTTATACATTGAGTAGAATATTAGGACATAGCTCCGTAACGGTCACAGAGCAAGCCTATATGGACTTAACCAGAGAAGAAATTGGACAAAAGTATAACCAGCATAGTCCGTTGTCAAAATGGGGTATTAAGTAG
- a CDS encoding recombinase family protein: protein MTKTVAYLRVSSKEQNLARQYDEMKALGIEDKYIYEDKASGKDFDRVGYQYMKRALEKGDTLVIKSLDRLGRNQEQIKQEWQFFRDNEINVRVLDMPALNIDYSQKEIKDIFKMISNIVFEVMSFMAEDERNRIKQRQREGIISAKKAGKHLGRPQLNLNTLSKKQLETLKSNYQKWKTRQLTGTEFMNLLELKRNSFYKIVKEYEQTV from the coding sequence ATGACTAAAACAGTAGCTTATTTACGTGTATCTTCAAAGGAACAGAATTTGGCTCGTCAATATGATGAAATGAAGGCATTAGGCATTGAGGACAAGTACATATATGAGGATAAAGCAAGTGGTAAAGACTTTGACCGTGTAGGGTATCAATACATGAAAAGAGCCTTAGAGAAGGGTGATACACTTGTAATTAAATCATTAGACCGTCTTGGTAGGAATCAAGAACAGATTAAACAGGAATGGCAATTCTTTAGGGATAATGAAATTAATGTTCGTGTATTAGATATGCCAGCTCTAAACATTGACTATTCTCAAAAGGAAATAAAAGATATATTTAAAATGATAAGTAATATTGTCTTTGAAGTAATGTCTTTTATGGCAGAGGATGAACGGAATCGTATTAAACAACGTCAAAGAGAAGGCATAATATCAGCCAAAAAAGCAGGAAAACATCTTGGCAGACCACAATTAAACTTAAATACACTGTCAAAGAAACAACTTGAAACATTAAAAAGTAATTATCAAAAATGGAAAACAAGACAATTAACTGGAACAGAGTTCATGAATCTTCTAGAGTTAAAGCGTAACTCGTTCTATAAAATTGTAAAGGAATATGAACAAACAGTGTAG
- a CDS encoding endonuclease NucS domain-containing protein, whose protein sequence is MMVYKNEEIVLQNKIIIEHSYIEDGLKLIERETVIPSSKKRCDILFEDKTGTKLYIEVKEVVDDKAIEQINEYRILVGKENSRFMLLSNYPIHEIYQLKLNNLQIEYKNINKNDIEIHLKNVLEIPKGNSIYQTKENIIGILGKNSLIANGIYEYVANNLHTLDTPIICNISDGIMFQVVQCNEKFLSISTIGNRLLFHFPNGNRDEVYEKYKKIIPELYRFKDKNLQIAEKKDKEPNQIEIKLEYIKSLEYIKPLIDEAFKKVLKHF, encoded by the coding sequence ATGATGGTTTATAAAAACGAAGAAATTGTGTTGCAAAATAAAATAATAATTGAGCATAGTTACATAGAAGATGGATTAAAGCTTATAGAGAGAGAAACGGTTATTCCCTCATCAAAAAAAAGATGTGATATTTTATTTGAAGATAAAACTGGAACAAAACTTTATATCGAAGTAAAAGAAGTAGTGGATGATAAAGCTATTGAACAAATTAATGAATATAGAATATTGGTAGGAAAAGAAAATTCAAGATTTATGTTACTTTCAAACTATCCAATACATGAGATTTATCAATTAAAGTTAAACAATTTACAAATTGAGTATAAGAATATTAATAAGAATGACATTGAAATACATTTAAAAAACGTACTAGAAATTCCGAAAGGAAATTCTATTTATCAAACTAAAGAAAATATCATTGGAATACTGGGCAAAAATAGCCTTATAGCAAATGGAATATATGAATATGTAGCTAACAATTTACATACTTTAGACACACCAATTATCTGTAATATCTCAGATGGAATTATGTTTCAAGTCGTGCAATGTAACGAGAAATTTCTATCAATATCAACTATTGGAAATCGATTGCTTTTTCATTTCCCAAATGGAAACCGTGATGAGGTATACGAGAAATACAAAAAAATAATCCCCGAATTATATCGATTCAAAGATAAGAATTTACAGATTGCTGAGAAAAAGGACAAAGAGCCTAATCAAATTGAAATTAAATTGGAATATATTAAGAGTTTAGAATACATCAAACCGCTTATTGATGAAGCGTTTAAAAAGGTATTAAAACATTTTTAA
- a CDS encoding NACHT domain-containing protein, protein MNANLEIVKNVAPIVTPFISSVVDVWIKPKLQEMYKKSKLTNDLYENIFEDKFKDYLKRGYERNNIMNTVVFQNRPKNLAELYIPLSLQSSHANEEVLIDRYKAEFISKYKKLVITDSAGMGKSTLLKWMFIDSIKSNEGVPIFIELRKLSKTNKVLDEIFKELNPIDGEFDRNFILNLIKRGDFIFFLDGYDEIPLDDRSSVTEDLQSFISKASENIFILSSRPQTAIASFADFHEFNIKPLEQDEAFNLLRKYDEKNNIAEQLIEIITEGKNYQNLEEFLTNPLMVSLLFKGYEYKQTISYKKSIFYRQVYDALFENHDLTKGGMFVHEKLSGLDIEEFHTVLRYVAYFTWKKGKVEYDRDEIIKYLSNAKGHTKIPFKESKFLTDLVANVPLFYKDGNLYRWKHKSLQEYFSAQYICTDTKELQETILNNIYSSNNFADYLNVLDLCYDIDYKTFRRSIIYKFICDALEYNSNSYQYFDAVNTDSLLERKKLTFGKKFFIVYHDNNETSGDVDYLQNVFMSIYADSMQYIEENFHEQIKGYKSSGGQKGSDWNNFIVITFEKPNYKILELLWNKKEKYIENSKKYGISEEEMDIFNKIITPTTCIKGQIIDDNSYSWFNHPKNFEVVNHFLLDCIGISYSIRFDILRELKKEIEREKESLISDDLTSF, encoded by the coding sequence TTGAATGCGAATCTTGAGATAGTTAAAAATGTTGCCCCAATAGTAACTCCGTTCATTTCTTCGGTGGTAGATGTATGGATAAAACCTAAATTACAGGAGATGTATAAAAAGAGCAAACTTACAAATGATTTATATGAAAATATATTTGAAGATAAGTTCAAAGATTACTTAAAACGGGGATATGAGAGAAATAATATTATGAATACGGTTGTATTCCAAAATAGACCGAAAAACCTTGCGGAGCTATACATTCCCTTATCCCTCCAATCTTCACACGCGAATGAAGAAGTTTTGATTGATAGATATAAAGCAGAATTTATTTCAAAATATAAGAAATTAGTTATTACAGATTCTGCTGGAATGGGTAAATCTACCTTGCTTAAATGGATGTTTATAGATTCTATCAAGTCTAATGAGGGCGTTCCGATATTCATAGAATTGAGAAAATTATCCAAAACCAATAAAGTTCTTGATGAGATTTTTAAAGAATTAAACCCGATAGATGGGGAGTTTGACAGAAATTTTATTTTGAACCTTATCAAAAGAGGTGACTTTATATTCTTTTTGGATGGATACGATGAAATTCCTTTAGATGATAGGAGTAGCGTGACGGAAGACTTGCAAAGTTTTATTTCAAAGGCATCAGAAAATATCTTCATTCTTTCTTCGCGACCTCAAACAGCTATAGCATCATTTGCTGATTTTCATGAGTTTAATATAAAGCCATTAGAACAAGATGAAGCATTTAATTTATTAAGAAAGTATGATGAAAAAAACAATATAGCAGAACAGCTTATAGAGATAATTACAGAAGGAAAAAACTATCAAAATTTGGAAGAGTTTTTAACAAATCCTTTAATGGTATCGCTTTTATTTAAAGGATATGAATATAAACAGACTATTTCATACAAAAAAAGTATCTTTTATCGTCAAGTTTATGATGCGTTATTTGAAAATCATGATTTAACCAAAGGAGGAATGTTTGTACACGAGAAATTAAGTGGCTTAGATATTGAAGAGTTTCATACAGTTTTGAGGTATGTTGCTTACTTTACATGGAAGAAGGGAAAGGTAGAATATGATAGAGATGAAATAATAAAGTACCTTTCTAACGCAAAAGGTCATACAAAAATCCCATTTAAAGAAAGTAAATTTTTAACTGATTTAGTTGCGAATGTTCCCCTCTTTTACAAAGATGGAAACCTATATAGATGGAAACATAAATCCCTTCAAGAGTATTTTTCTGCACAGTATATTTGCACAGATACAAAAGAACTGCAGGAAACGATATTAAATAATATCTACTCTAGTAATAACTTTGCTGATTATCTTAATGTCCTAGACTTGTGTTACGATATAGATTATAAAACTTTTAGACGTTCAATAATATATAAATTTATCTGCGATGCTTTAGAATACAATAGTAACAGTTACCAATATTTTGATGCAGTAAATACTGATAGTTTACTGGAGAGAAAAAAACTCACATTCGGGAAAAAATTCTTCATTGTATATCATGATAATAATGAAACAAGTGGAGATGTAGACTATCTACAAAATGTGTTTATGTCGATTTACGCAGATAGTATGCAATACATAGAAGAGAATTTTCATGAACAAATTAAAGGTTACAAATCGAGTGGAGGTCAAAAAGGAAGCGATTGGAATAATTTTATTGTTATAACTTTTGAAAAGCCAAATTATAAAATATTGGAATTGCTTTGGAATAAAAAAGAAAAATACATTGAAAACTCAAAAAAGTATGGGATTTCGGAAGAGGAAATGGATATTTTTAATAAAATTATTACGCCAACTACATGTATAAAAGGTCAAATCATAGATGATAATTCTTACTCATGGTTTAACCATCCTAAAAATTTTGAAGTAGTAAATCATTTTTTATTAGATTGTATCGGCATCAGTTATTCTATAAGATTTGACATACTAAGAGAACTAAAGAAAGAAATAGAGAGAGAAAAAGAATCTCTCATCAGTGATGATTTAACATCGTTTTAA
- the spoIVB gene encoding SpoIVB peptidase — MKILKLEIIRKIIGGILLVSLISVLFFQPFQQYLDIPKTITVFEGQEYTFQKAVPVSASLVSHNPNITLEQDQSSVSLTASVDGKDEMLLEFAGIPVKKVDVNVLKDFKVQPGGQSIGVKLNTVGVLVVGHHLVNTEDGKKSPGEIAGIKIGDIITEINGNKIEKMTDVAPFVQNAGQSGQALDMVISRESGKFTTKLTPLKDKGENSYKLGLYIRDSAAGIGTMTFFHPQTKKYGALGHVISDMDTKKPIVVEDGQIVRSTVTSIEKGSNGDPGEKLARFSSDREIVGNITKNSPFGIFGVLNRDLKNGIMDKPMPIALSHQVKEGPAKILTVVNDDKVEEFDIEIVSTIPQKFPATKGMVLKVTDPRLLEKTGGIVQGMSGSPIIQDGKLIGAVTHVFVNDPTSGYGVHIEWMLNEAGINIYEKPQEKAS; from the coding sequence GTGAAGATTTTGAAGTTAGAAATAATTAGAAAGATCATTGGTGGAATTCTCCTTGTTTCATTAATCAGCGTTCTATTTTTTCAGCCATTTCAGCAGTACCTTGATATACCAAAGACCATTACAGTCTTTGAAGGACAAGAATATACTTTCCAAAAGGCTGTACCGGTATCAGCCTCATTAGTATCTCACAATCCAAATATCACACTTGAGCAAGATCAAAGCAGTGTTTCCCTAACAGCCAGTGTAGACGGTAAAGATGAAATGTTACTGGAATTTGCAGGAATTCCCGTAAAAAAGGTCGATGTAAATGTCTTAAAGGATTTTAAAGTACAGCCAGGAGGACAATCCATTGGTGTTAAATTAAACACGGTTGGCGTATTGGTCGTAGGTCACCATTTAGTTAATACCGAAGACGGAAAAAAATCACCTGGTGAAATTGCAGGAATAAAAATTGGTGATATCATTACCGAAATCAATGGAAACAAAATTGAAAAAATGACAGACGTAGCTCCTTTTGTACAAAATGCAGGACAAAGCGGGCAGGCATTAGATATGGTTATTAGCAGGGAAAGTGGTAAGTTCACAACGAAGCTTACTCCGCTTAAAGATAAGGGAGAAAACTCCTATAAGCTTGGATTATATATTCGTGATTCAGCAGCAGGTATTGGAACCATGACTTTTTTTCATCCACAAACGAAAAAATATGGTGCTTTAGGACATGTTATTTCTGATATGGATACAAAGAAGCCGATAGTTGTTGAAGATGGTCAAATCGTTCGTTCAACTGTTACTTCTATTGAAAAAGGAAGTAATGGTGATCCTGGTGAAAAGCTTGCACGTTTCTCTTCAGATCGTGAAATTGTCGGAAATATCACAAAAAATAGTCCCTTTGGCATATTTGGGGTGTTAAATAGAGATTTAAAGAACGGAATTATGGATAAGCCAATGCCAATAGCCCTTTCCCACCAAGTAAAAGAGGGTCCGGCAAAAATCTTAACAGTTGTAAATGATGACAAGGTTGAAGAATTTGATATTGAAATTGTCAGCACTATCCCGCAGAAATTTCCAGCAACGAAAGGCATGGTATTAAAAGTTACCGACCCAAGGCTTCTAGAAAAAACGGGTGGAATCGTTCAAGGTATGAGCGGAAGTCCTATTATTCAGGATGGTAAGCTGATTGGTGCCGTAACACATGTCTTTGTCAATGATCCAACCTCCGGTTATGGAGTGCACATTGAATGGATGTTAAATGAAGCAGGAATTAACATATATGAAAAACCACAAGAAAAAGCAAGTTAA
- a CDS encoding DUF1643 domain-containing protein produces the protein MIDCQYKQLTSNIQARYILSIDLNNKSNKVATFIMMNPSKADYNTSDLTVNKVIKFAFIKGKGSIGLINIVNLFPFYETQSSSLQAVINHVRNTPNINFKDIISLNNKIIKHSLQSSNYIVLAWGNPSDNINKKLHFDQCNYIKSYIRALKNNKTYVIKTHYKKILTNERYPRHPSRPSLQGFKKCWINEAGEIII, from the coding sequence ATAATTGATTGCCAATATAAACAATTAACAAGTAATATCCAAGCCAGATATATTCTTAGTATTGACCTTAATAATAAATCAAATAAAGTTGCCACTTTTATTATGATGAATCCTAGTAAAGCAGACTATAATACCTCTGATTTAACAGTAAATAAAGTTATTAAATTCGCTTTCATTAAAGGTAAGGGAAGTATAGGTTTAATAAATATCGTAAATTTATTTCCTTTTTATGAAACTCAGTCTAGTAGTTTACAAGCAGTTATTAATCATGTGAGAAATACGCCTAACATAAATTTCAAAGATATAATATCGTTGAATAATAAAATTATTAAGCATTCTCTACAATCATCAAATTATATTGTTTTGGCATGGGGAAATCCTTCTGATAATATAAACAAAAAGCTACACTTCGACCAATGCAATTATATAAAAAGTTATATAAGAGCCTTAAAAAACAACAAAACTTATGTCATAAAAACACATTATAAAAAAATTTTAACTAATGAAAGATACCCCAGACACCCTTCTAGACCATCCCTACAAGGATTTAAAAAATGTTGGATAAATGAAGCTGGAGAAATAATTATTTAG
- the spo0A gene encoding sporulation transcription factor Spo0A, with translation MKKIKVCVVDDNRELVGLLEDYISSQDDMEIAGIAHNGQDCLDMLESTDTDVLVLDIIMPHLDGLAVLERLRELKKGAIPNVIMLTAFGQEDVTKKAVELGASYFILKPFDMENLGNHIRQVSGKSSQVSRKVPTGNYRTHTEHKPRNLDASITSIIHEIGVPAHIKGYLYLREAISMVYNDIELLGSITKVLYPDIAKKYNTTASRVERAIRHAIEVAWSRGNIDSISSLFGYTVSMSKAKPTNSEFIAMVADKLRLEHKAS, from the coding sequence GTGAAAAAGATTAAAGTTTGTGTCGTTGACGACAATAGGGAATTAGTGGGGTTATTAGAGGACTATATTTCGTCCCAGGATGATATGGAGATTGCAGGTATTGCTCACAATGGTCAGGATTGTTTAGATATGCTTGAATCAACGGATACGGATGTACTCGTTTTAGATATTATTATGCCTCATCTTGATGGATTAGCCGTTCTAGAGCGCTTAAGAGAGTTGAAGAAAGGCGCTATTCCAAACGTTATTATGTTGACTGCATTTGGTCAAGAAGACGTTACGAAGAAGGCTGTAGAGCTTGGAGCGTCTTATTTTATTTTAAAGCCGTTTGATATGGAGAATTTAGGAAACCATATCCGTCAGGTGAGTGGTAAAAGCAGCCAGGTTAGCCGCAAGGTACCTACCGGAAATTACCGGACACACACTGAACATAAACCAAGGAACTTAGATGCCAGCATTACAAGCATTATTCACGAGATTGGTGTTCCTGCGCATATTAAGGGATATTTATACTTACGTGAGGCTATTTCAATGGTATACAATGATATTGAATTACTGGGATCGATTACGAAGGTATTATACCCTGATATCGCAAAGAAATATAATACGACAGCCAGCCGTGTTGAACGTGCAATCCGACATGCTATTGAGGTTGCATGGAGCCGTGGAAACATTGATTCCATTTCCTCGTTATTTGGGTACACCGTAAGCATGTCCAAAGCTAAACCAACAAACTCAGAGTTTATCGCTATGGTTGCGGATAAATTACGTTTAGAACATAAGGCAAGCTGA
- a CDS encoding GIY-YIG nuclease family protein gives MDNKVREIDDIKYQVKQLIQDNLYREVTPETNLNVSGIYMIYIDNFTNEKIVPIYIGQAKNIQNRYKQHFEEIIALNRLSYDEYHKYFFSRKASFYDGKYKACKIFKYMIENNCTLHDFHMVVLEEVQEEYLDEKEHEYFQRLIPSFFGFNQLNSLLKQLSFRFSKSQMTNSEIDDFLKILLEDIKGIKSHYEYGFTRFNFEYSLPRNINYLLEKKEELNNDTLIKFDEVKFNLDELIKLYKLNAEISEIQRLNQKIDKTLVDYNLAKVEYEEAVNRQNKGMIQKLKDKIGIFDKKIKQLQDEMNYKDKLFIKAYDLRKNYLKEMNHKRYKLIFPSLEFESFCLKDRSNNLTIKMNEDNDLLNTCHIKIYISNNGSSRSEFIRKDPNIIRIDYCFIDNEGKKLEKKNYIKNETTINCQSQMEYIEKEFMFPVKPTRFNISCVIDNEIDNSFISTKAEYKHGINDYTIKGRKLNKLSAVLDEIHQLTDEETQFSIDPSESYNCLKVCMINEGVQNNEFVEKLLTKKLSKIRKRKKSKATKKVIDKPSEDKVDNKVKRAEAYKQKVLKKSDNTIEVLNYVSSREKVTAQCMSCGYKWEIRSDHLLERPYCPSCRKMTNNK, from the coding sequence ATGGATAATAAAGTGAGAGAGATTGATGATATAAAATACCAAGTAAAACAATTAATACAAGACAATTTATATAGGGAAGTTACACCAGAAACGAATCTTAATGTTTCAGGTATATATATGATTTATATAGACAATTTCACTAATGAAAAAATTGTCCCCATTTATATAGGACAAGCAAAAAATATACAAAATAGATATAAACAGCATTTCGAAGAAATTATTGCTTTAAATAGGCTTTCATATGATGAGTATCATAAATATTTCTTTTCAAGAAAAGCATCCTTCTATGACGGGAAATATAAAGCATGTAAAATTTTTAAATACATGATAGAAAATAATTGTACTCTACATGACTTCCATATGGTTGTTTTAGAAGAGGTACAAGAAGAATATTTAGATGAAAAAGAACATGAATACTTTCAAAGATTAATACCTTCATTTTTTGGATTTAATCAATTAAATTCTCTTCTTAAACAACTTAGTTTTCGATTTTCAAAATCACAAATGACTAACTCCGAAATAGATGATTTTTTGAAGATATTGTTGGAAGATATTAAAGGTATAAAGTCTCATTACGAATATGGATTTACAAGATTTAATTTTGAGTATTCCTTACCTAGAAATATCAACTATCTATTGGAAAAGAAAGAAGAGCTAAATAATGACACGCTAATAAAATTTGATGAAGTAAAATTTAATCTTGATGAATTGATAAAACTATATAAGCTTAACGCTGAAATTAGTGAAATTCAAAGGTTGAATCAAAAGATAGACAAAACATTAGTAGATTATAACCTGGCTAAGGTTGAATACGAAGAAGCGGTAAATCGACAAAACAAAGGGATGATTCAAAAACTTAAAGATAAGATAGGTATATTTGATAAAAAAATTAAGCAACTACAAGATGAAATGAACTATAAAGATAAACTTTTTATAAAAGCTTATGACTTACGGAAAAACTATTTGAAGGAAATGAACCATAAAAGATATAAATTGATTTTTCCTTCTTTGGAATTTGAGTCATTTTGTCTAAAAGACAGGTCGAATAATCTTACTATAAAAATGAATGAAGATAATGATTTGTTAAACACATGTCATATTAAAATATACATTTCAAATAATGGAAGTAGCAGAAGTGAATTTATTAGAAAAGACCCAAATATTATCAGGATTGATTATTGTTTTATTGATAATGAAGGAAAGAAATTAGAAAAAAAGAATTATATCAAGAATGAAACAACAATAAATTGTCAGTCTCAAATGGAGTATATTGAGAAAGAGTTTATGTTTCCTGTAAAACCAACAAGGTTTAACATTTCTTGCGTAATTGATAATGAAATAGATAACTCTTTTATTTCTACAAAAGCTGAATATAAGCATGGGATTAATGATTATACAATTAAAGGTAGAAAATTGAATAAATTATCGGCTGTCTTGGATGAAATTCATCAATTAACCGATGAAGAAACTCAATTTAGTATAGATCCTTCAGAATCGTATAACTGTTTAAAAGTATGCATGATAAATGAAGGAGTACAAAATAATGAGTTTGTAGAAAAATTGCTTACAAAAAAATTGTCCAAAATTAGGAAACGAAAAAAATCTAAAGCTACTAAGAAAGTAATAGATAAGCCTAGCGAAGATAAAGTTGATAACAAAGTAAAAAGGGCAGAAGCTTATAAACAGAAGGTATTAAAAAAATCAGATAATACTATTGAAGTATTAAATTACGTTTCAAGTAGAGAAAAAGTAACAGCACAATGTATGAGTTGTGGGTATAAATGGGAAATACGTAGTGATCATTTATTAGAAAGACCCTATTGCCCTTCGTGTAGAAAAATGACTAATAATAAATAA